One Hordeum vulgare subsp. vulgare chromosome 4H, MorexV3_pseudomolecules_assembly, whole genome shotgun sequence DNA window includes the following coding sequences:
- the LOC123448303 gene encoding beta-glucosidase-like SFR2, chloroplastic → MPWPAFLAVAAKLIVLAAAAATAANAASYARFRRRHLRRIRSPIDESADPVADFRSLPSSATAAEDDDFFFGLATAPAHVEDRLDDAWLQFATEQSGDDKESMRNQKPVDAVMASAGGDGGSQPSSRLRGDEKGTDEEKRKPLRVAMEAMLRGFEKFSEGEDTSGEDNCSHNVAAWHNVPCPQERLKFWSDPDTELKLAKETGVTVFRMGVDWTRIMPKEPTEDFKSTVNFAALERYRWIIQRVREHGMKVMLTLFHHSLPPWAGEYGGWKMEKTVNYFMDFVRLVVDRVSDLVDYWVIFNEPHVFVMLTYCAGAWPGGDPNAIEVATSALPTGVYNQALHWMAVAHAEAYDYIHSESKNAMMPIVGVSHHVSFTRPYGLFDVAAVTIANSMTLFPYIDSICDKLDFIGLNYYGQEVISGPGLKLVENDEYSESGRGVYPDGLLRILLKFNERYKSLNIPFIITENGVSDETDLIRKPYMLEHLLAIYAAILMGVRVLGYLFWTTSDNWEWADGYGPKFGLVGVDRANNLAREPRPSYYLFSKVVTTGKITRHDRTSAWRELQKAAIQKKTRPFYREVDKHGRMYAGGLDRPIERTFVLRDWRFGHYEMEGLQDPLSRFIRCIMRPFPRKKIHYIEDDAISYSISS, encoded by the exons ATGCCATGGCCGGCCTTCCTGGCGGTGGCCGCGAAGCTCATCGTCCTTGCGGCGGCGGCCGCGACGGCGGCCAACGCGGCCTCCTACGCGCGGTTCCGGCGGCGCCACCTCCGCCGCATCCGCAGCCCCATCGACGAGTCGGCCGACCCCGTCGCCGATTTCCGCTCTCTGCCCTCCTCCGCCACTGCAGCAG AAGATGATGATTTCTTCTTCGGGTTAGCGACGGCGCCTGCACATGTTGAAGACAGGTTGGACGATGCTTGGCTTCAGTTTGCTACCGAACAATCCGGTGATGACAAGGAGTCCATGCGCAACCAGAAACCAGTCGATGCAGTGATGGCCTCTGCTGGTGGTGATGGAGGCTCTCAGCCATCTTCTAGGCTAAGAGGGGACGAAAAGGGTACCGATGAAGAGAAAAGGAAGCCTCTTAGGGTAGCCATGGAGGCTATGCTCAGAGGATTTGAAAAGTTTTCTGAGGGTGAAGATACTAGTGGTGAAGATAACTGCAGCCATAATGTTGCTGCTTGGCACAATGTTCCATGCCC GCAAGAGAGGCTTAAATTTTGGTCTGATCCTGATACTGAGTTGAAACTTGCTAAGGAAACCGGCGTTACTGTTTTCCGCATGGGTGTAGACTGGACGAGAATAATGCCTAAGGAACCAACTGAAGATTTCAAGAGCACG GTTAATTTTGCTGCACTTGAGCGGTATAGATGGATCATTCAAAGAGTTCGTGAGCATGGGATGAAAGTAATGCTTACCTTATTTCATCACTCGCTTCCACCTTGGGCTGGGGAATATGGTGGGTGGAAGATGGAAAAAACcgttaattatttcatggattttgTAAG GCTTGTTGTTGATCGTGTGTCAGATTTAGTGGACTACTGGGTGATTTTCAATGAACCACATGTGTTTGTGATGCTAACTTATTGTGCTGGAGCTTGGCCTGGTGGAGATCCTAATGCAATTGAAGTAGCAACATCTGCTTTACCAACTGGTGTATATAATCAAGCTTTGCATTGGATGGCTGTTGCACATGCTGAAGCTTATGACTACATTCATTCAGAAAG CAAGAATGCAATGATGCCAATAGTTGGTGTATCACATCATGTATCATTTACACGGCCATATGGTCTATTTGATGTTGCGGCTGTCACAATAGCTAACTCAATGACCCTATTCCCTTACATCGATAGCATCTGTGACAAATTGGACTTTATTGGCCTCAATTACTATGGTCAG GAGGTAATATCAGGACCTGGTCTAAAGCTTGTGGAAAATGATGAATACAGTGAATCTGGTCGTGGAGTTTATCCCGATGGGTTGTTGCGCATCCTACTTAAGTTCAATGAGCGATACAAGAGCTTAAACATACCTTTTATCATTACTGAAAATGGAGTTTCTGATGAGACTGATCTGATTCGGAAACCATATATGCTGGAGCACCTGTTAGCCATATATGCGGCCATTTTAATG GGTGTGCGTGTGCTTGGCTATCTATTCTGGACAACGTCGGATAATTGGGAATGGGCTGATGGCTATGGTCCCAAGTTTGGGCTTGTTGGTGTTGACCGTGCTAATAACCTAGCACGGGAACCTCGCCCTTCGTACTATTTGTTCTCCAAG GTTGTCACAACTGGAAAAATTACGAGACATGACAGAACATCTGCTTGGAGGGAACTGCAAAAAGCTGCGATTCAGAAGAAAACACGCCCATTTTACAGGGAAGTAGATAAACATGGTCGTATGTATGCAG GGGGTCTAGATCGGCCTATTGAGCGAACTTTTGTATTGCGGGACTGGCGATTTGGCCACTATGAAATGGAAGGCTTGCAGGATCCTTTGAGTCGCTTTATAAGATGCATTATGCGACCATTTCCACGCAAGAAGATTCACTACATTGAGGACGATGCGATTTCTTATTCTATTTCTTCTTGA